In one window of Gopherus evgoodei ecotype Sinaloan lineage chromosome 9, rGopEvg1_v1.p, whole genome shotgun sequence DNA:
- the BRS3 gene encoding bombesin receptor subtype-3 gives MSLAHWHSANQTSHTSVNITEQLRSITDNDIADQAWTEDSFPGLEILCTIYVTYAVIISVGLLGNAILIKVFFKIKSMQTVPNIFITSLAFGDLLLLLTCVPVDATRYIVDTWLFGRIGCKLLSFIQLTSVGVSVFTLTVLSADRYRAIVKPLELQTTDAVLKTCCKAGCVWIVSMILAIPEAVFSDLYSFSNPEKNVSFEACAPYPVSEKILQEAHSLVCFLVFYIIPLIVISVYYFLIAKTLYKSTFNMPAEEHGHARKQIESRKRVAKTVLVLVGLFALCWLPNHILYLYRSFTYHSSVDASAFHLIVTIFSRALAFSNSCVNPFALYWLSKSFRQHFKKQILCCKVRLPTRPPSNTPTRALSATGSTNGSEISVTLLTDYSITKEEESV, from the exons ATGTCTCTGGCACACTGGCATTCAGCTAATCAGACTTCACACACATCGGTCAATATTACAGAACAACTGAGATCTATCACTGACAACGATATTGCAGATCAAGCATGGACTGAAGACTCCTTTCCAGGATTAGAAATACTGTGCACAATTTATGTTACATATGCGGTAATCATTTCAGTGGGTCTCCTCGGAAATGCTATACTCATCAAAGTCTTTTTCAAGATTAAATCAATGCAGACGGTTCCAAACATTTTCATAACCAGCTTGGCTTTTGGAGACCTGCTTCTTTTGTTAACCTGTGTGCCAGTAGATGCAACACGCTACATTGTAGATACCTGGCTCTTTGGAAGAATTGGCTgcaagctgttatcttttatcCAGCTAACTTCAGTTGGAGTATCAGTGTTCACTTTAACTGTTCTCAGTGCTGACAG GTACAGAGCTATTGTTAAGCCCTTGGAACTGCAAACAACAGATGCAGTTCTGAAGACCTGCTGTAAAGCTGGCTGTGTTTGGATTGTCTCCATGATATTAGCAATCCCAGAAGCTGTATTTTCGGATTTATATTCATTCAGCAATCctgaaaaaaatgtatcttttgaAGCATGTGCCCCTTATCCTGTATCTGAGAAGATTCTGCAAGAAGCTCATTCTCTGGTTTGCTTTTTGGTGTTCTATATTATACCGCTAATTGTCATTTCTGTCTATTATTTTCTTATTGCCAAAACATTGtacaaaagcacattcaacatgCCAGCTGAAGAACATGGCCATGCCCGTAAACAG ATTGAATCCCGCAAGAGAGTGGCAAAAACAGTGCTGGTGCTAGTTGGTTTgtttgccctctgctggctgcctaACCACATTCTCTATTTGTATCGATCTTTCACCTACCACTCTTCCGTAGATGCCTCTGCCTTTCATCTTATAGTCACTATTTTCTCCCGGGCTCTGGCCTTCAGCAATTCCTGTGTCAATCCTTTTGCTCTTTATTGGCTGAGTAAAAGTTTccgccaacattttaaaaagcaaatcttGTGTTGCAAGGTGAGGCTGCCCACACGGCCTCCCAGCAACACACCTACAAGAGCTTTGTCAGCCACAGGCAGCACAAATGGCTCAGAAATCAGTGTTACTTTGCTAACAGATTATAGTATCACAAAAGAAGAGGAGAGTGTTTAG